The following are from one region of the Stenotrophomonas lactitubi genome:
- the murB gene encoding UDP-N-acetylmuramate dehydrogenase, with translation MDDTNNTAAPLRWTLTRNAPLQALNTFHVQASAAQLLELHDAALLPEVLALPDVADGPLLVLGSGSNVLIADDLPGTVLVFGNREITFLEHRADHAVIRAGAGVSWHGLVMWSLQEGLSGLENLALIPGTAGASPIQNIGAYGAQVGEFIQTVEAWDCQEKTWVRLDNEQCGFAYRDSVFKQQPDRYLITAIELKLPLLHDLRMGYAGIREELQAQGVELPSAVDVANAVIAIRRRKLPDPDVLGNAGSFFKNPVLPLEQVEVLLQHFPELPVFPADRDDRRKVSAAWMIESCGWKGFREGDAGVAASHALVLVNHGNASGTELLALARRISASVLEKFGVPIEPEPRLLGAQW, from the coding sequence ATGGACGACACCAACAACACTGCAGCACCGCTGCGCTGGACCCTCACCCGCAACGCACCGCTGCAGGCCCTGAACACCTTCCACGTACAGGCCAGCGCCGCGCAGTTGCTGGAACTGCACGATGCCGCGCTGCTGCCGGAGGTCCTGGCCCTGCCGGACGTGGCCGACGGCCCGCTGCTGGTGCTCGGCAGCGGCAGCAACGTGCTGATCGCCGACGACCTGCCCGGCACCGTGCTGGTGTTCGGCAACCGCGAAATCACTTTCCTTGAACACCGTGCGGACCACGCCGTGATCCGCGCCGGAGCCGGCGTGTCCTGGCACGGGCTGGTGATGTGGTCGCTGCAGGAAGGCCTGTCCGGGCTGGAAAACCTGGCGCTGATTCCCGGCACGGCCGGTGCATCGCCGATCCAGAACATCGGCGCCTATGGTGCCCAGGTCGGCGAATTCATCCAGACCGTAGAGGCCTGGGACTGCCAGGAAAAGACCTGGGTACGGCTGGACAACGAACAGTGTGGCTTCGCCTACCGCGACAGCGTGTTCAAGCAGCAGCCGGACCGCTACCTGATCACCGCCATTGAACTGAAGCTGCCTCTGCTGCATGACCTGCGCATGGGCTACGCCGGCATCCGCGAAGAACTGCAGGCACAGGGCGTGGAACTGCCCAGCGCTGTGGACGTCGCCAATGCGGTGATCGCGATCCGTCGCCGCAAGTTGCCCGACCCGGATGTGCTGGGCAATGCAGGCAGCTTCTTCAAGAACCCGGTGCTGCCGCTGGAACAGGTGGAAGTGCTGCTGCAGCACTTCCCCGAGCTGCCGGTGTTCCCCGCAGACCGTGACGACCGCCGCAAGGTCTCGGCCGCATGGATGATCGAATCCTGCGGCTGGAAGGGCTTCCGCGAGGGTGATGCCGGCGTTGCCGCCAGCCATGCGCTGGTACTGGTCAACCACGGCAACGCCAGCGGCACCGAACTACTGGCACTGGCGCGGCGGATCTCCGCCTCGGTACTGGAGAAATTCGGCGTGCCGATCGAACCGGAGCCCCGCCTGCTCGGCGCACAGTGGTGA
- a CDS encoding O-methyltransferase, whose amino-acid sequence MSTLISTPVAPLLARLFTEADSALSPALTAVSAEERQRLLGSRTEYRRLYGELLKDLWLPVSPETGSLLYLLARSSGARTIVEFGTSFGISSIHLAAALRDNGGGRLITTEFEPEKARRAAGHLREAGLDDLVEIRVGDALETLAVDLPDTIDLVLLDGAKVLYDDVLDLLQERLRPGALVVADNADDSPRYQQRMRSGSAGYLSVPFAEDVELSMRLA is encoded by the coding sequence ATGTCCACCCTGATCTCCACCCCGGTTGCGCCCCTCCTGGCGCGCCTGTTCACCGAAGCCGACAGCGCGCTCAGCCCGGCCTTGACCGCTGTTTCCGCCGAAGAGCGGCAGCGACTGCTCGGCAGCCGTACCGAATACCGGCGCCTGTACGGCGAGCTGCTGAAGGACCTGTGGCTGCCGGTGTCGCCGGAAACCGGCAGCCTGCTGTACCTGCTGGCGCGCAGCAGCGGTGCCCGTACCATCGTCGAGTTCGGTACGTCGTTCGGCATCTCCAGCATCCATCTGGCCGCTGCGTTGCGTGACAACGGCGGCGGTCGCCTGATCACCACCGAATTCGAGCCGGAGAAGGCGCGCCGTGCCGCCGGCCACCTGCGTGAAGCAGGCCTGGACGACCTGGTGGAGATCCGCGTAGGCGATGCACTGGAGACGCTGGCAGTGGACCTGCCCGATACCATCGATCTGGTGCTGCTCGATGGCGCCAAGGTGCTGTACGACGATGTGCTGGACCTGCTGCAGGAGCGCCTGCGCCCGGGCGCGCTGGTGGTGGCCGACAATGCTGACGACAGCCCGCGCTACCAGCAGCGCATGCGCTCGGGCAGCGCCGGCTATCTGTCGGTCCCGTTCGCCGAGGATGTCGAACTGTCGATGCGCCTCGCCTGA
- a CDS encoding DUF418 domain-containing protein, with protein MSSDDRRLHGLDLARYLALAGMVLVNFRLAMAVEADGGGVLAGFFHLLEGKASATFVTLAGVGLMLATQRQAWWQASMQTWRRAVFLAVLGLLNLTVFPADILHYYAVYFAVAVLWLRASPRVLLGSMVALATVSFWALLRWDYSQGWNWQTLAYEGLWQWPGAMRNLLFNGFHPVLPWLCFFLLGMLLARLPLSQPRVQRALLLLGLLLMGAGQALQQWGHGTAWQLWLATQPMPPGPAYLLTGAGAACALIAACLWLVRLHPGDWLEPFTAAGRMTLSLYVAHILIGMGVLESLGLLDGSASLSWVLMAALLFVMLATAAAWLWSWQFARGPLEAVMRRVAG; from the coding sequence GTGAGCAGCGACGATCGACGGTTGCATGGGCTGGACCTCGCACGCTATCTCGCGCTGGCCGGCATGGTGCTGGTCAACTTCCGTCTGGCGATGGCCGTTGAAGCCGACGGTGGCGGGGTGCTTGCTGGATTTTTCCATCTGCTGGAAGGCAAGGCCTCGGCAACCTTCGTGACGCTGGCCGGGGTGGGGTTGATGCTGGCCACGCAGCGACAAGCGTGGTGGCAGGCGAGCATGCAGACCTGGCGGCGGGCAGTGTTCCTGGCCGTACTCGGTCTGCTCAACCTGACCGTGTTTCCCGCCGATATCCTGCACTACTACGCGGTGTACTTCGCGGTGGCGGTGCTGTGGCTGCGCGCCTCGCCTCGTGTTCTGCTCGGCAGCATGGTTGCTCTGGCGACGGTCTCGTTCTGGGCCCTGCTGCGCTGGGACTACAGCCAGGGATGGAACTGGCAGACGCTGGCTTACGAAGGTCTGTGGCAATGGCCGGGTGCGATGCGCAACCTGCTGTTCAACGGTTTCCATCCCGTGTTGCCGTGGCTGTGCTTCTTCCTGCTCGGCATGCTGCTGGCGCGGCTGCCGCTGTCGCAGCCACGGGTGCAGCGCGCCCTGCTGCTGCTCGGCCTGTTGTTGATGGGCGCCGGCCAGGCGTTGCAGCAGTGGGGCCACGGCACGGCGTGGCAGCTGTGGCTGGCGACGCAGCCGATGCCGCCCGGTCCGGCGTATCTGCTGACCGGCGCAGGCGCGGCGTGTGCACTGATCGCCGCGTGCCTGTGGCTGGTGCGCCTGCATCCCGGCGATTGGCTGGAGCCGTTCACTGCGGCCGGACGGATGACGCTGAGCCTGTACGTGGCGCACATCCTGATTGGCATGGGCGTGCTGGAATCGCTCGGCCTGCTGGACGGAAGCGCCAGCCTGTCGTGGGTGTTGATGGCCGCGTTGCTGTTCGTGATGCTGGCTACCGCAGCAGCCTGGTTGTGGTCGTGGCAGTTCGCACGTGGTCCGCTGGAAGCGGTCATGCGACGCGTCGCCGGCTAG
- a CDS encoding quinone-dependent dihydroorotate dehydrogenase, giving the protein MYSLARPFLFSLDAERAHGLGLSALDLAYRTGTTPLVAARIAPMPSTVFGLTFPNPVGLAAGLDKNGEHIDALFALGFGFVEIGTITPRPQAGNPKPRLFRLPAHNAIINRMGFNNAGVDALVRNVERARNRRGLLGINIGKNKDTPNEQAADDYIACMDKVYPLADYITVNISSPNTAGLRELQEETALRQLVSQLRERQEALAAQHGRRVPMLVKVAPDLNERDIDAAARVLGELQVDGVIATNTTIDHSRVAGDPLANEAGGLSGAPVLEQSTLVLRRLRARLPESVPLVGVGGILSGADAVAKMAAGAALVQCYSGLIFKGPALVADCVEAIRRRREAPSRGAVAPL; this is encoded by the coding sequence ATGTATTCGCTTGCCCGCCCCTTCCTGTTCTCGCTCGACGCCGAACGCGCCCACGGTCTCGGCCTGTCCGCTCTGGACCTGGCCTATCGCACCGGCACCACGCCGCTGGTGGCCGCACGCATCGCGCCGATGCCCAGCACGGTGTTCGGGCTGACGTTCCCCAATCCGGTCGGCCTTGCTGCTGGCCTGGACAAGAATGGCGAGCACATCGATGCGCTGTTCGCGCTGGGTTTCGGCTTCGTGGAGATCGGCACGATCACGCCGCGGCCGCAGGCCGGCAACCCGAAGCCGCGCCTGTTCCGGCTGCCGGCGCACAACGCGATCATCAACCGCATGGGCTTCAACAATGCAGGCGTGGATGCGCTGGTGCGCAACGTCGAACGCGCGCGCAACCGGCGCGGCCTGCTCGGCATCAACATCGGCAAGAACAAGGACACCCCCAACGAACAGGCCGCCGATGATTACATCGCCTGCATGGACAAGGTGTACCCGCTGGCCGACTACATCACCGTCAACATTTCCTCGCCCAATACCGCCGGCCTGCGCGAACTGCAGGAAGAGACCGCACTGCGGCAGCTGGTCAGCCAGCTGCGTGAGCGCCAGGAAGCGCTGGCCGCGCAGCATGGCCGGCGCGTGCCGATGCTGGTCAAGGTGGCCCCTGACCTCAACGAGCGCGACATCGACGCCGCCGCACGTGTACTGGGCGAACTGCAGGTGGACGGTGTGATCGCCACCAACACCACCATCGACCACAGCCGGGTTGCCGGCGATCCGCTGGCCAATGAAGCCGGCGGGCTTTCCGGTGCACCGGTGCTGGAGCAGTCCACTCTGGTGCTGCGCCGCCTGCGCGCGCGCCTGCCCGAATCGGTGCCGCTGGTCGGTGTCGGCGGCATCCTGTCCGGTGCCGACGCCGTGGCCAAGATGGCGGCCGGTGCGGCGCTGGTGCAGTGCTACAGCGGTCTGATCTTCAAGGGCCCGGCGCTGGTTGCCGATTGTGTGGAGGCGATCCGGCGCCGACGCGAGGCGCCCAGCCGCGGCGCGGTGGCACCGCTGTGA
- a CDS encoding SDR family NAD(P)-dependent oxidoreductase, with protein MKLMVIGASKGLGRAFVEGLCQPGDTVIGVSRTRPTQLDCGGGVDLHWIEADLSQPARAAASIAAQSPPDLDVLIHNLGIWEETAFSDDYDFLNESDSALAQLVDVNITATLLLLKQLLPRVLGGRRPQLVLTGSTSALPRSGRPEVAFGASKFALNGVADALREGFRQQRLAVTTLQLGYLNTDDALSVPLQQAAARGNGEYVPVHDVVAMVRALLQLSPSSFVRELVLPAIADPRY; from the coding sequence ATGAAACTCATGGTCATCGGCGCCAGCAAAGGCCTCGGCCGCGCCTTCGTGGAAGGCCTCTGCCAGCCCGGCGATACCGTCATCGGTGTGTCGCGTACACGCCCCACGCAGCTGGACTGCGGCGGGGGCGTCGACCTGCACTGGATAGAAGCAGACCTGAGCCAGCCGGCACGGGCGGCCGCCAGCATCGCAGCGCAGTCGCCGCCGGATCTCGATGTGCTCATCCACAATCTCGGCATCTGGGAGGAGACCGCATTCAGTGACGACTACGATTTCCTCAACGAAAGTGACAGCGCGCTGGCGCAGCTGGTGGACGTCAACATCACCGCCACCCTGCTGCTGCTCAAGCAGTTGCTGCCGCGCGTGCTCGGCGGACGCCGCCCGCAGCTGGTGTTGACCGGCTCAACCTCGGCGCTGCCGCGCAGTGGCCGCCCCGAGGTGGCCTTTGGCGCGTCCAAGTTCGCGCTCAACGGCGTCGCCGATGCCCTGCGCGAAGGCTTCCGCCAGCAGCGGCTGGCCGTGACGACGCTGCAGCTGGGCTACCTCAATACCGACGATGCACTGTCGGTGCCCCTGCAGCAGGCCGCCGCACGCGGCAATGGCGAGTACGTGCCGGTGCACGACGTGGTGGCGATGGTGCGCGCTCTGCTGCAGCTCTCGCCCTCCAGTTTCGTCCGTGAGCTGGTGCTGCCTGCGATCGCCGATCCGCGTTACTAA
- a CDS encoding TetR family transcriptional regulator translates to MSERRPPQISSRKQPRQSRSNDLVAAILEAAAQVLKHEGAPRFTTARVAERAGVSVGSLYQYFPNKAAILFRLQRDEWQQTGAMLRDILQDTRQPHLQRLRTLVHAFIVSECEEAQTRGALNDAAPLYRDAPEAQEARSESDDAMLAFMAEVLPQASVGTRQLAVDLIDTTLGATGREFSSEPRTAAQMRTYADAVADMFCAYLRHLGAH, encoded by the coding sequence ATGTCCGAGCGCCGCCCGCCGCAGATTTCCTCGAGAAAACAGCCTCGCCAGTCACGATCGAACGACCTGGTCGCGGCCATCCTCGAAGCCGCTGCTCAGGTTTTGAAGCATGAAGGCGCCCCTCGGTTCACCACCGCGCGGGTGGCCGAACGCGCCGGCGTCAGCGTCGGTTCGCTGTACCAGTACTTTCCCAACAAGGCAGCAATCCTGTTCCGTCTGCAGCGCGATGAGTGGCAGCAGACCGGCGCGATGCTGCGCGACATCCTGCAGGACACACGGCAACCGCACCTGCAGCGCCTGCGCACGTTGGTGCATGCCTTCATCGTGTCGGAATGCGAGGAAGCGCAGACCCGTGGCGCGTTGAACGATGCCGCGCCGCTGTACCGCGATGCGCCGGAAGCGCAGGAAGCACGCAGCGAGTCCGACGATGCGATGCTCGCGTTCATGGCCGAAGTGCTGCCGCAGGCCTCGGTGGGCACGCGCCAGCTGGCGGTCGATCTGATCGACACCACGCTGGGTGCCACCGGCCGCGAATTCTCCAGTGAACCGCGCACCGCAGCGCAGATGCGCACTTATGCCGATGCGGTGGCCGACATGTTCTGCGCTTACCTCAGGCATCTGGGCGCGCACTGA
- a CDS encoding aminoglycoside phosphotransferase family protein, with protein MSFASAQQIVEVLQQSYDINATAVVPRPVGADANACVFRIDARHDHWWLKCRNYQVAPAVWDSLHWLRGTLGIEEIVAPWPALTGGASVQRWGLQFTLFPYIEGQSGFEAPLSRAQWRRLGEVLRRLHEAEIPTALRQALPTLRLETAAVDTVGTWLQDPATLAQAQDRSGSAFLALWQQQQPRIAELHQRAEALRRALQDEAPALCLCHADLHAGNLLMGQDDALHLIDWDGLALAPRERDLMFVGAAVGGRWGREHPLGFAEGYGDDLGDPRWIAWYRHWRILQDLIEFEQMLLGPSAAQRSLQQHRQSLHYLGEQFAPGNVFDAAERAYRVL; from the coding sequence ATGTCATTCGCTTCGGCGCAGCAGATCGTTGAGGTCCTGCAGCAGTCCTACGACATCAACGCGACAGCGGTGGTGCCGCGTCCGGTGGGTGCCGACGCCAACGCGTGCGTCTTCCGCATCGATGCCCGCCACGACCACTGGTGGTTGAAGTGCCGCAACTATCAGGTTGCCCCAGCGGTCTGGGACAGCCTGCATTGGCTGCGTGGCACGTTGGGCATCGAAGAGATCGTTGCGCCCTGGCCGGCATTGACCGGCGGTGCCTCGGTGCAGCGCTGGGGCCTGCAGTTCACGTTGTTCCCCTATATCGAAGGGCAATCGGGCTTTGAGGCCCCGCTGAGCCGTGCGCAATGGCGCCGACTGGGCGAGGTGCTGCGGCGCCTGCATGAGGCGGAGATTCCGACGGCGCTGCGCCAGGCTTTGCCGACGCTGCGGCTTGAAACCGCGGCCGTCGATACGGTGGGGACGTGGTTGCAGGATCCCGCAACGCTGGCGCAGGCGCAGGATCGATCCGGCAGTGCATTCCTGGCGCTGTGGCAGCAGCAGCAGCCGCGCATCGCCGAACTGCACCAGCGTGCCGAAGCGCTGCGTCGTGCGTTGCAGGACGAAGCACCCGCGCTGTGCCTGTGCCACGCCGATCTGCACGCCGGCAATCTGCTGATGGGACAGGACGACGCGCTGCACCTGATCGACTGGGACGGCCTGGCGCTGGCCCCGCGCGAGCGCGACCTGATGTTTGTTGGCGCTGCGGTGGGTGGCCGCTGGGGGCGTGAGCATCCGCTGGGCTTCGCCGAGGGATATGGCGACGACCTCGGCGATCCGCGCTGGATTGCGTGGTACCGGCATTGGCGCATCCTGCAGGACCTGATCGAGTTCGAGCAGATGCTGCTGGGGCCCAGCGCGGCGCAACGCTCGCTGCAGCAGCACCGGCAGTCGCTGCATTACCTGGGCGAGCAGTTCGCGCCGGGCAATGTATTCGATGCGGCCGAGCGCGCGTATCGGGTGCTGTAG
- a CDS encoding APH(3')-II family aminoglycoside O-phosphotransferase: MPLPSQWCSALRDAEIEMQSIGVSRADVARVRRPGLPDAFLKSEVIDAFSELDGEILRLRWLRAQGQPAPKVLDTAEEGGRRWLLMSALPGHDLASSPTLQPTQVVVLLADALRDLHALPVAACPFDHRLASRLPAVAARVAAGQIDADDFDDERLGKSAEQVYAELLATRPADEDLVVAHGDACLPNLLAVDGRFSGFIDCGRLGVADRCQDLALAARSLVHNYGDTRWVAPLLARYGIRADEDRLAYYRLLDEFF; this comes from the coding sequence ATGCCCTTGCCGTCGCAGTGGTGCAGCGCGCTGCGCGATGCAGAGATCGAGATGCAGAGCATCGGCGTGTCGCGCGCTGATGTAGCGCGGGTGCGACGCCCGGGGTTGCCGGATGCGTTCCTGAAATCGGAAGTGATCGATGCCTTCAGCGAGCTGGATGGCGAGATCCTTCGTCTGCGCTGGTTGCGGGCACAGGGACAGCCGGCGCCCAAGGTGCTGGATACGGCGGAGGAGGGGGGGCGGCGCTGGCTGCTGATGAGCGCGTTGCCCGGCCATGACCTGGCATCGTCGCCGACGCTGCAGCCCACCCAGGTGGTCGTGCTGCTGGCCGATGCGCTGCGCGATCTGCATGCGCTGCCGGTCGCCGCTTGCCCGTTCGATCATCGCCTCGCTTCGCGCCTGCCAGCGGTAGCCGCGCGCGTTGCCGCGGGGCAGATCGATGCGGATGATTTCGACGATGAGCGCCTGGGCAAGAGCGCGGAACAGGTCTATGCCGAACTGCTGGCAACCCGTCCGGCGGATGAGGATCTGGTGGTAGCGCACGGCGATGCGTGCCTGCCGAATCTGCTGGCGGTCGACGGCCGCTTCAGCGGCTTCATCGATTGCGGCCGGCTGGGCGTGGCTGATCGTTGCCAGGACCTGGCGTTGGCCGCTCGCAGCCTGGTCCACAACTACGGCGACACCCGCTGGGTCGCGCCACTGCTTGCCCGTTATGGCATCCGTGCCGATGAGGATCGGCTGGCCTATTACCGCCTGCTGGACGAGTTTTTCTAG
- a CDS encoding DUF4190 domain-containing protein has product MSVPPRQSNALAVVSLIAGICSWTVLPGVAALVAIITGHLARAEIRRRAGEQDGDGMALAGLIMGWLNILAAVGLVAILIFAMVAAGADAKPGLRW; this is encoded by the coding sequence ATGAGCGTGCCACCCCGACAGAGCAACGCCCTGGCCGTGGTCAGCCTGATCGCGGGCATCTGCAGCTGGACCGTGCTGCCGGGTGTCGCCGCCCTCGTTGCGATCATCACCGGGCACCTGGCCCGCGCCGAGATCCGCCGCCGTGCTGGCGAACAGGACGGCGATGGCATGGCCCTGGCCGGGCTGATCATGGGCTGGCTCAACATCCTCGCTGCGGTGGGCCTGGTGGCCATCCTGATCTTCGCGATGGTGGCGGCCGGTGCCGACGCCAAACCTGGACTGCGCTGGTGA
- a CDS encoding class I SAM-dependent methyltransferase — MTSPDSTERFSSRVADYVRYRPDYPVALMDWLHGPMAVATSALVADIGAGTGISSRQFLAAGHPLVAVEPNAAMRAAAEQWLAPQYPHFSAVDGRAEATGLADASVDLVSAAQAFHWFDTVAVRAEWQRILRPGGLALIYWNSRLLDASPFLVGYEQLLLDYGTDYTAVAERYQDDATMQAWFGSGLRGMVQLPNVQHLDLDALSGRLLSSSYAPQPGHPRHAPMLAALQDLFADHAVDGQVAFEYRTRAFLGTLD; from the coding sequence ATGACCTCCCCGGACAGCACTGAACGCTTCAGCAGCCGCGTTGCGGACTATGTCCGCTACCGCCCCGACTATCCGGTCGCGCTGATGGACTGGCTGCATGGCCCCATGGCCGTAGCAACCAGCGCGCTGGTTGCTGACATCGGCGCAGGCACCGGCATCTCCAGCCGGCAGTTCCTGGCCGCCGGCCATCCACTGGTCGCCGTCGAACCCAACGCGGCGATGCGCGCCGCCGCCGAGCAATGGCTGGCGCCGCAGTATCCGCACTTCTCCGCCGTCGATGGCCGCGCCGAGGCCACCGGCCTGGCCGATGCCAGCGTTGACCTGGTCAGTGCCGCGCAGGCCTTTCACTGGTTCGACACCGTGGCCGTGCGCGCCGAGTGGCAGCGCATCCTGCGCCCGGGCGGGCTGGCGCTGATCTACTGGAATTCGCGCCTGCTCGATGCCAGTCCGTTCCTGGTCGGCTACGAACAACTGCTGCTGGACTACGGCACCGACTACACCGCGGTGGCCGAACGCTATCAGGACGACGCCACCATGCAGGCCTGGTTCGGCTCCGGCCTGCGCGGCATGGTGCAGCTGCCGAACGTGCAGCACTTGGACCTGGACGCCCTGAGTGGGCGCCTGCTGTCTTCTTCCTATGCGCCGCAGCCCGGCCATCCGCGCCACGCGCCGATGCTGGCTGCGCTGCAGGACCTGTTCGCCGACCACGCGGTCGACGGCCAGGTCGCTTTTGAATATCGAACCCGAGCCTTCCTCGGCACGCTGGACTGA
- a CDS encoding EAL domain-containing protein, which translates to MDALSRVSTRILDSALPSLPLYLLQATAVIGMIGVFLIATRRQGQAIEGRRVYIGAILGLIYLFNSWFVAGYAQGVVKLNLGIDILLISGLLGGWRGGVTCLLASLLARYQFSGTQYFLPAGLEAALQVLAGIWLRGRMYPHMLTHLSLRLILQAWGVRIAVTLLGLALGVAIIGSAQLPLLELATQRVLALPVSLLVLAAVFALVYNDAQIDAQRQREHAWMRIDPISGLPNLRALDERLQRHWRSSEDRGNACLIVTEMGNLQDLLLRYGSLNDSGLWNPHTAEAVRRTLLHARPAGTMEVYQFGDNALAILLFDASLADLRADAELPALADRLSTVIGDDWPGFRPVFRCAVVELTPPMHDDNSIPFRAVTLALNTIESGVVFFDDPIQRDSEVDALIETALDHWLRHADAPLYYQPKFRLHDRHLVGAEALLRMRDGDGHLIAPMRVVSLLRRRGRLAELEWATLQAATAFLGHCRDDGHTLTIAVNVSAESLRQPGFGVRLCTLLEQQRIPGAMLRLEIVEWTEIVERDVVDANVVVLLAAGMSLSLDDFGAGYSTLILLSQLSVAEVKIERALIATLADAKSQSIVRFIVEVAHRCGAIVVAEGTETTAQEQLLRALGVDVGQGYLYAHALPPEQFRQLA; encoded by the coding sequence ATGGATGCGCTATCAAGGGTTTCGACCCGGATCCTGGACAGCGCCCTGCCCAGCCTGCCGCTGTACCTGCTGCAGGCCACCGCAGTGATCGGCATGATCGGCGTGTTCCTGATCGCCACCCGCCGCCAAGGTCAAGCCATCGAAGGGCGCCGCGTCTACATCGGCGCGATTCTTGGCCTGATCTATCTGTTCAACTCCTGGTTCGTGGCCGGCTACGCGCAAGGCGTGGTCAAGCTCAACCTCGGCATCGACATCCTGCTGATCAGCGGCCTGCTGGGCGGCTGGCGGGGCGGCGTCACCTGCCTGCTGGCCAGCCTGCTGGCGCGCTATCAGTTCTCCGGCACCCAGTATTTCCTGCCCGCCGGCCTGGAAGCGGCGCTGCAGGTGCTTGCAGGCATCTGGCTGCGTGGGCGGATGTACCCGCATATGCTCACCCACCTCTCGCTGCGGTTGATCCTGCAGGCCTGGGGGGTGCGCATTGCGGTGACCCTGCTTGGCCTGGCGCTGGGCGTGGCGATCATCGGCAGCGCGCAGCTGCCCTTGCTGGAGCTGGCCACCCAGCGGGTGCTGGCCCTGCCGGTGTCGCTGCTGGTGCTGGCGGCGGTATTCGCACTGGTCTACAACGACGCGCAGATCGATGCCCAGCGCCAACGTGAACATGCCTGGATGCGCATCGATCCGATCAGTGGCCTACCCAACCTGCGCGCCCTCGACGAGCGTCTGCAACGCCACTGGCGCAGCAGCGAAGACCGTGGCAACGCGTGCCTGATCGTGACCGAGATGGGCAACCTGCAGGATCTGCTGCTGCGCTATGGCTCCCTGAATGACAGCGGCCTGTGGAACCCACACACTGCCGAAGCCGTGCGCCGTACCCTGCTGCATGCAAGGCCGGCCGGCACGATGGAGGTCTATCAGTTCGGAGACAACGCGCTGGCGATCCTGCTGTTCGACGCAAGCCTTGCCGATCTCCGCGCGGATGCCGAGCTGCCTGCGTTGGCCGACCGCCTGTCCACGGTGATCGGCGATGACTGGCCGGGCTTCCGCCCGGTGTTCCGCTGTGCGGTGGTCGAGCTGACCCCACCCATGCACGACGACAACTCCATCCCGTTCCGCGCCGTCACCCTGGCCTTGAACACGATCGAATCCGGCGTGGTGTTCTTCGACGATCCCATCCAGCGCGACAGCGAGGTGGATGCACTGATCGAGACCGCGCTTGACCACTGGCTGCGGCACGCCGATGCACCGCTGTATTACCAGCCCAAGTTCCGCCTGCATGACCGCCACCTGGTCGGCGCCGAAGCGCTGTTGCGGATGCGCGATGGCGATGGTCACCTGATTGCGCCGATGCGGGTGGTTTCACTGCTGCGCCGCCGCGGCCGTCTGGCCGAACTGGAATGGGCCACGCTGCAGGCGGCCACCGCCTTCCTTGGCCACTGCCGGGATGACGGGCACACGCTGACGATCGCGGTAAACGTGTCCGCCGAATCGCTGCGCCAACCCGGCTTCGGCGTGCGGCTGTGCACCTTGCTGGAGCAGCAACGCATACCCGGCGCAATGTTGCGGCTGGAGATCGTCGAGTGGACCGAGATCGTCGAGCGCGACGTCGTCGACGCCAACGTCGTGGTTCTATTGGCCGCCGGCATGAGCCTGTCACTGGACGATTTCGGCGCCGGCTACTCGACGCTGATCCTGCTGTCGCAGCTGTCGGTGGCCGAGGTCAAGATCGAACGGGCGCTGATCGCCACGTTGGCCGATGCCAAGTCGCAGTCCATCGTCCGTTTCATCGTGGAGGTGGCGCACCGCTGCGGTGCCATCGTCGTCGCTGAAGGCACCGAAACCACGGCACAGGAACAACTGCTGCGTGCGCTGGGAGTGGATGTCGGCCAGGGCTATCTGTATGCACACGCCCTGCCGCCGGAACAGTTCCGGCAGCTGGCATGA
- a CDS encoding TetR/AcrR family transcriptional regulator: MNRTDRNEQRASQILQAALQCFLVKGFHQTSMRDIAQAAGVSLGNLYNHFPGKEALILATAEVEQDELQPLLQRLTDCNGERAQVQVFLQDFHALCRQPEWALLSVEVLAESARNPAVAAAFAGNRAQLQRGLAEALQEVARRERRRPALAAALQAQVLLDAIESDALRQGLGEGREADADVLDPGLLAALLGGRS, from the coding sequence ATGAACCGTACCGACCGCAACGAACAGCGTGCCTCGCAGATCCTGCAGGCTGCCCTGCAGTGTTTTCTGGTGAAAGGCTTCCACCAGACCAGCATGCGCGACATCGCGCAGGCGGCCGGCGTCAGTCTGGGCAATCTCTACAACCACTTTCCCGGCAAGGAGGCGCTGATCCTGGCCACGGCCGAAGTCGAACAGGATGAGCTGCAGCCCCTGTTGCAACGCTTGACGGACTGCAATGGCGAACGTGCGCAGGTGCAGGTGTTCCTGCAGGATTTCCATGCCCTGTGCCGGCAGCCGGAATGGGCGCTGCTGAGTGTGGAAGTGCTGGCCGAGAGCGCGCGCAATCCGGCGGTGGCGGCGGCATTTGCGGGCAACCGCGCGCAGTTGCAGCGCGGTCTGGCCGAGGCCCTGCAGGAGGTTGCGCGGCGTGAGCGCCGGCGCCCGGCACTGGCGGCCGCGCTGCAGGCACAGGTATTGCTGGATGCGATTGAAAGCGATGCGCTGCGGCAGGGGTTGGGCGAGGGGCGCGAGGCGGATGCCGACGTGCTTGATCCCGGCCTGCTGGCAGCGCTGCTTGGGGGGCGTTCGTGA